One Candidatus Zixiibacteriota bacterium DNA segment encodes these proteins:
- a CDS encoding ABC transporter permease: MTIVEMKEGISLALHSLLSNKFRSSLTILGVLIGVWSVIAMSSLIKGLDNAVQGSIDELGSNILFVSKYPPEVDYDDLTDEERNRKGITIEEAMAIEQNCPSVAAVSPENHYWAPSGNVIKYKGRKANRPAVVGVLPEYTKVRVTPLTAGRFISQLDNETRAAVCVIGSDIKEALFPDQDPLGEQIRVNNDRFTVIGIFEKKESMFDDGENNKVAIPLETLMKHYPWDEELTLAVSAKSLDKIDKAREEITVALRKLRKVPYDKDNDFAIFGQENLREMVGNITKYIYIAMIVISSVGLMVGGVGVMNIMLVSVTERTREIGVRKAIGARRRNILWQFLIEAMTLSGSGGILGIMAGLLTALLIGAASPLPFGVSPLYVTLGFVVAVSVGLVAGMYPAYRAASVDPIESLRYE; this comes from the coding sequence ACCATAGTGGAGATGAAAGAAGGAATTTCGCTGGCGCTGCATTCGCTACTCTCCAACAAATTCCGCTCCTCTCTGACCATCCTGGGCGTATTGATAGGGGTCTGGTCGGTGATTGCCATGTCGTCCCTTATTAAGGGGCTGGATAATGCCGTTCAGGGCTCAATTGATGAACTGGGCAGCAATATTCTCTTTGTCTCCAAGTACCCGCCAGAAGTGGATTACGATGACTTGACTGATGAAGAGCGGAATCGCAAAGGGATAACAATAGAAGAGGCGATGGCGATTGAGCAGAACTGTCCTTCAGTGGCGGCGGTTTCGCCGGAGAACCACTATTGGGCGCCATCAGGAAATGTCATAAAATATAAAGGGCGTAAGGCAAACCGTCCGGCTGTCGTGGGGGTGCTCCCCGAATACACGAAAGTGCGGGTTACTCCGCTCACTGCCGGAAGATTCATTAGCCAGCTGGACAATGAGACCAGAGCGGCTGTCTGCGTGATCGGTTCCGATATTAAGGAAGCGTTATTTCCCGACCAGGACCCGTTGGGGGAGCAGATAAGGGTGAATAATGACCGTTTCACGGTAATAGGTATCTTTGAGAAGAAGGAATCGATGTTCGATGACGGGGAGAATAATAAGGTAGCGATTCCGCTGGAGACACTCATGAAGCATTACCCCTGGGATGAAGAGCTGACCCTTGCCGTCAGCGCCAAATCATTAGATAAGATTGATAAGGCGCGGGAAGAAATCACTGTGGCTTTAAGGAAGCTGCGTAAGGTGCCATATGACAAAGACAATGATTTTGCGATTTTCGGGCAGGAAAACCTGAGGGAAATGGTGGGAAATATCACTAAGTATATCTATATAGCCATGATCGTCATATCATCAGTGGGACTGATGGTAGGTGGGGTTGGCGTTATGAATATCATGCTGGTATCGGTGACCGAGCGCACCCGTGAAATCGGCGTTAGAAAAGCGATTGGCGCCCGCCGCCGCAATATCCTCTGGCAGTTCCTGATTGAGGCTATGACCCTTTCCGGTTCCGGGGGAATCCTGGGCATAATGGCAGGTTTATTGACGGCCCTGCTGATAGGCGCCGCCTCACCACTCCCGTTTGGCGTTTCCCCCC